The Halobacterium sp. CBA1132 genome has a segment encoding these proteins:
- a CDS encoding flippase activity-associated protein Agl23 translates to MPSFGRRRAAALAVAVAVLAALALRVVALGDRTFHWDEARVGYWVLQYAASGEWSYRAIVHGPFLFHVNEWLFGVFGASDAVARAPVAVVGALLPATAWLFRARLDDVEVAALAGLLALNPVLVYYSRFMRSDVLVAAFSVAALGLAVRALDTRRGGYLVAAGAVLGLAFTTKENALVYVAMFAGASALLLDEQLFTARTRGESFESVLHATLQRVGGGLVAWRRALAGGTLAFLVVVVVFYAPRPEFYAALANPTQLPGVVAAGTAGAWAEFWNTWGISGSASRQHSYIAFLADALRTLGAASLMLVAAAVVGFLAERYATDDSRDLVLFAGYWAVASVVVYPAITDISGHWSVVHAVVPLAIPAAVGVRVVVDRGRSAYASDDRVGVALAALVLVAAVGQMGAVTAETSYLMPQDEDNALVQYGQPGSDMGETLDRIERIAPRNDGTDVLYYGSHFYITGDYDPTDPDSVAGTDWFNRLPLPWYTERADATTDSTVRLTEPTTGNATGSVETADAPVVVTEAENYRGVREHLHSNYEGWTYELTATNTIIVVFVDTEAPGFAEPR, encoded by the coding sequence ATGCCCTCCTTCGGACGCCGCCGCGCCGCGGCGCTGGCGGTCGCTGTCGCGGTGCTGGCCGCCCTCGCGCTGCGGGTGGTCGCACTCGGTGACCGCACCTTCCACTGGGACGAAGCCCGGGTCGGCTACTGGGTGCTGCAGTACGCCGCCTCCGGCGAGTGGTCGTATCGCGCCATCGTCCACGGGCCGTTCCTCTTCCACGTGAACGAGTGGCTGTTCGGCGTCTTTGGGGCGAGTGACGCCGTCGCGCGAGCGCCCGTCGCGGTCGTCGGCGCGCTCCTGCCGGCGACAGCGTGGTTGTTCCGCGCACGCCTCGACGACGTGGAGGTCGCAGCGCTGGCGGGGCTGCTCGCGCTCAACCCCGTGCTCGTCTACTACTCGCGGTTCATGCGCAGTGACGTGCTCGTCGCGGCGTTCAGCGTCGCCGCGCTCGGCCTCGCGGTGCGCGCGCTCGACACCCGCCGCGGCGGCTACCTCGTCGCCGCCGGCGCGGTGCTCGGACTGGCGTTCACGACCAAGGAGAACGCGCTCGTCTACGTCGCGATGTTCGCCGGCGCGAGCGCGCTCCTGCTCGACGAACAGCTGTTCACGGCGCGAACGCGCGGTGAATCCTTCGAGAGCGTGCTCCACGCGACCCTGCAGCGAGTGGGTGGCGGACTGGTCGCGTGGCGGCGCGCTCTCGCGGGCGGGACGCTCGCGTTCCTCGTCGTAGTCGTCGTCTTCTACGCGCCCCGGCCGGAGTTCTACGCGGCGCTCGCGAATCCGACGCAACTGCCGGGCGTCGTCGCTGCGGGGACGGCCGGCGCGTGGGCGGAGTTCTGGAACACGTGGGGCATCAGCGGTAGCGCGTCCCGACAACACAGCTACATCGCGTTCCTCGCGGACGCGCTGCGGACGCTCGGCGCGGCGTCGCTGATGCTGGTCGCGGCCGCGGTCGTCGGCTTCCTCGCAGAGCGCTACGCCACCGACGACTCCCGCGACCTCGTGCTGTTCGCGGGCTACTGGGCGGTCGCGTCGGTCGTCGTCTACCCCGCGATTACGGACATCTCCGGGCACTGGTCGGTCGTCCACGCGGTCGTCCCGCTGGCGATTCCGGCGGCCGTCGGCGTGCGCGTCGTCGTCGACCGCGGGCGCTCCGCGTACGCCAGCGACGACCGCGTCGGCGTCGCGCTCGCCGCGCTCGTACTGGTGGCGGCCGTCGGTCAGATGGGCGCTGTCACCGCGGAGACATCGTACTTGATGCCGCAGGACGAAGACAACGCGCTCGTGCAGTACGGCCAGCCCGGAAGCGACATGGGCGAGACGCTCGACCGAATCGAACGCATCGCGCCCCGCAACGACGGGACGGACGTGCTCTACTACGGCAGCCACTTCTACATCACCGGCGACTACGACCCGACCGACCCCGACAGCGTCGCGGGCACAGACTGGTTCAATCGGCTGCCGCTCCCGTGGTACACCGAGCGAGCGGACGCGACAACTGACTCGACAGTGCGACTAACGGAACCGACGACGGGGAACGCGACGGGCAGCGTCGAGACGGCGGACGCGCCGGTCGTCGTGACGGAGGCCGAGAACTACCGGGGCGTCCGCGAACACCTCCACTCGAACTACGAGGGGTGGACGTACGAACTCACGGCGACGAACACGATAATCGTCGTCTTCGTCGACACCGAGGCGCCGGGCTTCGCCGAACCCCGGTAA
- a CDS encoding MaoC family dehydratase, whose translation MAGRYYEGFEVGETIEHEKRRTVSEADNQQFCDMTMNQQPLHLDGEFAADSQFGERVVNGLYTMSLAVGLTIPDTTDGTIVANLSYDDVEHPAPVFHGDTVRVQSTVTDKRETSDGERGVVTFHVEVFAVNRDDELVCEFDRTALSLKREHAE comes from the coding sequence ATGGCGGGACGCTACTACGAGGGCTTCGAGGTCGGCGAGACCATCGAACACGAGAAGCGACGCACCGTCTCGGAGGCGGACAACCAGCAGTTCTGCGACATGACGATGAACCAGCAGCCGCTGCACCTCGACGGCGAGTTCGCCGCGGACAGCCAGTTCGGGGAGCGCGTCGTCAACGGCCTCTACACGATGAGTCTCGCCGTCGGCCTCACGATTCCGGACACTACGGACGGCACCATCGTCGCGAATCTCTCCTACGACGACGTCGAGCACCCCGCTCCGGTGTTCCACGGCGACACGGTTCGCGTGCAGTCGACGGTGACCGACAAGCGCGAGACCAGCGACGGCGAGCGCGGCGTCGTCACGTTCCACGTCGAGGTGTTCGCCGTGAACCGCGACGACGAGTTGGTCTGTGAGTTCGACCGCACCGCGCTCTCGCTGAAACGCGAACACGCCGAGTGA
- a CDS encoding CoA ester lyase — translation MARRSVLFSPGDQPELLRKAPQTGADTVVFDLEDAVAPARKTEARTAVQSVLADPEFDPDCEVCVRVNPLGSGARDDVATVLAGENPRLDAVVLPKATAADEVTTLGRLLDERAFDVPVLALVESARGVLHAEEIADAGPTDALVFGAEDLAADVGATRTDDGVEVLHAREQVVLAAGAAGVDAIDTVYTDIEDSDGLSEETAFAAQLGYDGKLAIHPSQVEVINDAFTPTDEDIEWAERILDATEEADAEGRGVYRVDGEMVDAPLVAQAERVLERARAAGSHDGT, via the coding sequence ATGGCTCGACGCAGCGTCCTGTTCTCGCCGGGTGACCAGCCGGAGTTACTGCGGAAGGCCCCACAGACCGGCGCGGACACCGTCGTCTTCGACCTCGAAGACGCGGTCGCGCCCGCGCGAAAGACGGAGGCGCGGACCGCCGTCCAGTCGGTGCTCGCCGACCCCGAGTTCGACCCGGACTGCGAGGTGTGCGTGCGCGTGAATCCGCTGGGGTCGGGCGCCCGCGACGACGTGGCGACGGTACTCGCGGGGGAGAACCCGCGACTCGACGCCGTCGTCCTCCCGAAAGCGACGGCCGCCGACGAGGTGACGACGCTCGGCCGACTACTCGACGAGCGCGCGTTCGACGTGCCGGTGTTGGCGCTCGTGGAGTCCGCGCGCGGCGTCCTGCACGCCGAGGAAATCGCGGACGCCGGGCCGACGGACGCGCTCGTGTTCGGCGCGGAAGACCTCGCGGCGGACGTGGGGGCGACGCGGACCGACGACGGCGTGGAGGTCCTGCACGCCCGCGAGCAGGTCGTGCTCGCGGCCGGCGCGGCGGGCGTCGACGCCATCGACACCGTCTACACGGACATCGAGGACTCGGACGGACTCAGCGAAGAGACTGCGTTCGCCGCGCAGTTGGGGTACGACGGGAAACTCGCGATTCACCCCTCGCAGGTCGAGGTCATCAACGACGCGTTCACGCCCACCGACGAGGACATCGAGTGGGCCGAGCGCATTCTCGACGCGACGGAGGAGGCCGACGCGGAAGGCCGCGGCGTGTACCGCGTCGACGGCGAGATGGTGGACGCGCCGCTGGTCGCGCAGGCCGAGCGCGTTCTCGAACGGGCGCGGGCCGCTGGCTCCCACGACGGGACTTAG
- a CDS encoding pyridoxal phosphate-dependent aminotransferase, with the protein MDFTDRVRRVEPSATLAVSNLANELEAEGKDVIDLSVGEPDFDTPQNVKDAAEDALEAGETGYTSSNGIPALREAIAAKLRGDGIDYEAGNVIVTPGAKQALFETFQALVDDGDEVALLDPAWVSYEAMAKIAGAELTRVDLSPHDFQLEPALDELEAAISDDTELLVVNSPSNPTGSVYSREAMEAVRDLAVEHDVTVISDEIYQHINYGREHVSLAALDGMFERTVTINGFSKAYAMTGWRLGYLAGPESLIDQAGKVHSHSVSSATNFVQHGGVEAIENTDDAVDEMVDAFESRKERLLELFAEHGVDVPEPDGAFYVMVPVDEDDQQWCQDALKDAHVATVPGSAFGTPGYARISYAASTERLEEAVERLAEEGYV; encoded by the coding sequence ATGGACTTCACCGACAGGGTACGACGAGTGGAACCGAGCGCGACGCTTGCAGTCAGCAACCTCGCGAACGAACTCGAAGCCGAGGGCAAGGACGTCATCGACCTCTCGGTCGGCGAACCGGACTTCGACACGCCGCAGAACGTCAAGGACGCCGCCGAGGACGCGCTGGAAGCCGGCGAGACGGGGTACACGTCCTCGAACGGCATCCCGGCGCTCCGGGAGGCAATCGCGGCGAAGCTCCGCGGCGACGGCATCGACTACGAGGCGGGCAACGTCATCGTGACGCCGGGCGCGAAGCAGGCGCTGTTCGAGACGTTCCAGGCGCTCGTCGACGACGGCGACGAGGTCGCGCTCCTGGACCCCGCGTGGGTGTCCTACGAGGCGATGGCGAAAATCGCGGGCGCGGAGCTGACTCGCGTCGACCTCTCGCCGCACGACTTCCAGTTGGAGCCGGCGCTCGACGAACTCGAAGCCGCGATTTCCGACGACACGGAACTGCTGGTCGTGAACTCGCCGAGCAACCCCACTGGCTCGGTCTACTCCCGGGAGGCCATGGAGGCCGTCCGTGACCTCGCCGTCGAGCACGACGTGACGGTCATCTCGGACGAAATCTACCAGCACATCAACTACGGCCGCGAGCACGTCAGTCTCGCCGCCCTCGACGGGATGTTCGAGCGCACCGTCACCATCAACGGCTTCTCGAAGGCGTACGCGATGACGGGATGGCGGCTCGGCTACCTCGCGGGACCGGAGTCACTCATCGACCAGGCCGGGAAGGTCCACTCGCACTCGGTGTCCTCGGCGACGAACTTCGTCCAGCACGGCGGCGTCGAAGCCATCGAGAACACCGACGACGCCGTCGACGAGATGGTCGACGCCTTCGAGTCCCGCAAGGAGCGGCTGCTCGAACTGTTCGCCGAGCATGGCGTCGACGTGCCCGAGCCGGACGGCGCGTTCTACGTGATGGTGCCCGTCGACGAGGACGACCAGCAGTGGTGTCAGGACGCCCTGAAGGACGCCCACGTCGCCACCGTTCCCGGCAGCGCGTTCGGCACGCCGGGGTACGCGCGCATCTCGTACGCCGCCAGCACCGAACGCCTCGAAGAAGCGGTCGAACGCCTCGCCGAGGAAGGCTACGTCTAA
- a CDS encoding NADH-quinone oxidoreductase subunit D, whose product MSTYDERNVEPPTTESGDVDGDAIEDLLGDHVLDREQHLNADAYVVRADAVQDVLRTLRDDAGFDHLSCVTAEEHEDRFESIYHLKQYDDPTNEVSIVVPTAREEPVSESAAPVFRTADWHEREAYDLVGVQYDDHPNLERILLPDTWQGHPLGLDYNQEKPQIVTFEENKNPLEDHQRGGDDSDTMFLNIGPHHPATHGVLHVETVLDGEQVADVNPDIGYLHRCEEQMAQKGTYRYQIMPYPDRWDYGPGGIVNEWAYARAAEDLADIQVPEYAQVIRTMGSEMCRIACHLLATATFALDLYGDFTAIFMYGMRDREIVQNLLEDLTGQRMMFNYLRLGGVVWDIPEPREEYFESVRDFLDDLPGKLDEYHDLITENEIFQSRCVDTGYLDPEVAKDYGVTGPVARGSGVDYDLRRDDPYGYYDKLDWDVVTEDGGDNFARLLVRMREIEQSARIIEQCVDLLEDWPEDERDIQANVPRTLKPEAGKETYRAVEGAKGELGIYIRADGTEKPGRFKIRSPAFSNLSALQEMSTGEYIPDLIATLGSLDVILGEVDR is encoded by the coding sequence ATGAGTACGTACGACGAACGCAACGTCGAACCCCCGACGACCGAGTCGGGCGACGTCGACGGTGACGCTATCGAAGACCTGCTCGGCGACCACGTTCTCGACCGCGAGCAGCACCTCAACGCCGACGCCTACGTCGTTCGCGCGGATGCCGTCCAGGACGTCCTCCGGACGCTGCGGGACGACGCCGGCTTCGACCACCTCTCGTGTGTCACCGCCGAGGAGCACGAGGACCGCTTCGAGAGCATCTACCACCTGAAGCAGTACGACGACCCGACCAACGAGGTCAGCATCGTCGTTCCGACCGCCCGCGAGGAGCCGGTCAGCGAGAGCGCGGCACCCGTGTTCCGCACCGCCGACTGGCACGAGCGTGAAGCCTACGACCTCGTGGGCGTCCAGTACGACGACCACCCGAACCTCGAACGGATTCTGCTCCCCGACACGTGGCAGGGCCACCCGCTCGGCTTGGACTACAACCAAGAAAAGCCCCAGATTGTCACGTTCGAGGAGAACAAGAACCCCCTCGAGGACCACCAGCGCGGCGGCGACGACTCGGACACGATGTTCCTCAACATCGGTCCCCACCACCCCGCCACGCACGGCGTCCTCCACGTCGAGACGGTCCTCGACGGCGAACAGGTCGCGGACGTCAACCCCGACATCGGCTACCTCCACCGCTGCGAGGAGCAGATGGCCCAGAAGGGCACGTACCGCTACCAGATTATGCCGTATCCGGACCGCTGGGACTACGGTCCGGGCGGCATCGTCAACGAGTGGGCGTACGCCCGCGCGGCCGAGGACCTCGCGGACATCCAGGTCCCCGAGTACGCGCAGGTCATCCGGACGATGGGCTCGGAGATGTGCCGCATCGCCTGCCACCTGCTCGCCACCGCGACGTTCGCGCTGGACCTCTACGGCGACTTCACCGCAATCTTCATGTACGGTATGCGGGACCGGGAGATCGTCCAGAACCTCCTGGAGGACCTCACCGGCCAGCGCATGATGTTCAACTACCTCCGCCTCGGCGGGGTCGTCTGGGACATCCCCGAACCCCGCGAGGAGTACTTCGAGAGCGTCCGGGACTTCCTCGACGACCTCCCCGGGAAACTCGACGAGTACCACGACCTCATCACGGAGAACGAGATTTTCCAATCGCGGTGTGTCGACACCGGCTACCTCGACCCCGAGGTCGCCAAAGACTACGGCGTCACGGGCCCGGTCGCCCGCGGCTCCGGCGTCGACTACGACCTCCGCCGCGACGACCCCTACGGCTACTACGACAAGCTCGACTGGGACGTCGTCACCGAGGACGGCGGCGACAACTTCGCGCGCCTCCTCGTGCGGATGCGCGAAATCGAACAGTCCGCCCGCATCATCGAGCAGTGCGTCGACCTGCTGGAGGACTGGCCCGAGGACGAGCGCGACATCCAAGCGAACGTCCCGCGCACCCTCAAGCCCGAGGCCGGCAAGGAGACCTACCGCGCCGTCGAAGGCGCGAAGGGCGAACTCGGCATCTACATCCGCGCGGACGGCACCGAGAAGCCGGGCCGGTTCAAGATTCGCAGCCCCGCGTTCTCGAACCTCTCCGCGCTCCAGGAGATGTCCACCGGCGAGTACATCCCGGACCTCATCGCCACGCTCGGCAGCCTCGACGTGATTCTCGGGGAGGTGGACAGATAG
- a CDS encoding Glu/Leu/Phe/Val dehydrogenase, translating to MADVNPFESLQEQLDDASEYLDVGDDVLERLKQPERVLELTLSVEMDDGTIETFDAYRSQFNGDRGPYKGGIRYHPGVTRDEVKALSGWMAYKTAVVDIPYGGGKGGIVLDPSDYSESELERITRSFAKEIRPFIGEDKDVPAPDVNTGQREMNWIKDTYETLENTTEPGVITGKALENGGSEGRVEATGRSTMFAAREVFDYLDKDVEEATVAVQGYGNAGSIAANLIEDLGGHVVAVSDSSGAIYNPEGFDTRHVKEFKRETGSVAGYDGATEEFTNEELLTLDVDLLVPAALENAIDADLAGAVQADIVVEAANGPLTPDADDVLAERDVHVVPDILANAGGVTVSYFEWVQNRQRFQWTEERVNEELEAVITNAFDAMIDAYEANDLPNLRTAAYVVAIQRVVDAYEGSGTWP from the coding sequence ATGGCGGACGTCAATCCCTTCGAGAGTCTGCAGGAGCAACTCGACGACGCGAGCGAGTACCTCGACGTCGGCGACGACGTGCTCGAACGCCTCAAACAGCCCGAGCGCGTGCTCGAACTCACACTCTCCGTGGAGATGGACGACGGGACCATCGAGACGTTCGACGCGTACCGCTCGCAGTTCAACGGCGACCGAGGACCGTACAAGGGCGGCATCCGCTACCACCCCGGCGTCACGCGCGACGAAGTGAAGGCGCTCTCCGGGTGGATGGCGTACAAGACCGCCGTCGTCGACATCCCCTACGGCGGCGGGAAGGGCGGTATCGTCCTTGACCCCAGCGACTACTCCGAGAGCGAACTCGAACGCATCACGCGGTCGTTCGCCAAGGAGATTCGCCCGTTCATCGGCGAGGACAAGGACGTGCCCGCGCCGGACGTCAACACCGGCCAGCGGGAGATGAACTGGATCAAAGACACCTACGAGACGCTGGAGAACACGACCGAGCCCGGCGTCATCACGGGGAAGGCCTTGGAGAACGGCGGCAGCGAGGGCCGCGTGGAGGCCACAGGTCGCTCGACGATGTTCGCCGCTCGTGAGGTCTTCGACTACCTCGACAAGGACGTCGAGGAAGCTACCGTCGCCGTGCAGGGCTACGGGAACGCCGGCTCGATCGCGGCCAACCTCATCGAGGACCTCGGCGGGCACGTCGTCGCCGTCTCGGACTCCTCGGGCGCCATCTACAACCCTGAAGGGTTCGACACGCGCCACGTCAAGGAGTTCAAGCGCGAGACCGGCAGCGTCGCCGGCTACGACGGCGCCACCGAGGAGTTCACGAACGAGGAACTGCTCACGCTCGACGTCGACCTGCTCGTGCCCGCCGCGCTGGAGAACGCCATCGACGCCGACCTCGCGGGGGCCGTGCAGGCCGACATCGTCGTGGAGGCCGCCAACGGGCCGCTCACGCCGGACGCCGACGACGTGCTCGCGGAGCGCGACGTCCACGTCGTCCCGGACATCCTCGCGAACGCGGGCGGCGTCACCGTCTCGTACTTCGAGTGGGTGCAGAACCGCCAGCGCTTCCAGTGGACCGAAGAGCGCGTCAACGAGGAGCTGGAGGCCGTGATTACGAACGCCTTCGACGCAATGATCGACGCCTACGAGGCCAACGACCTCCCGAACCTCCGCACGGCCGCGTACGTCGTCGCCATCCAGCGCGTCGTCGACGCCTACGAAGGCAGCGGCACGTGGCCGTAG
- a CDS encoding NADH-quinone oxidoreductase subunit A, with protein MNPWIAIGMLALVGILIPVTMMTVSSLLRPTVPEQGKRATYESGEVPTGDARVQFNIQYYMVALLFLVFDIETVLIFPWTVIYQDAVQSAGLTQALLPMLVFIGVLVVGLAWAWRKGVVRWVRTPRHGGKPHEQ; from the coding sequence ATGAATCCATGGATCGCCATCGGTATGTTGGCGCTCGTGGGCATCCTCATCCCGGTAACGATGATGACGGTGTCCTCGTTGTTGCGCCCGACCGTACCTGAACAAGGGAAGCGAGCCACTTACGAGAGTGGCGAGGTTCCGACGGGGGACGCGCGCGTCCAGTTTAACATCCAGTACTACATGGTCGCGCTGCTGTTCCTCGTGTTCGACATCGAGACCGTTCTCATCTTCCCGTGGACCGTCATCTACCAAGACGCCGTCCAGTCCGCCGGCCTGACGCAAGCACTGCTGCCGATGCTCGTTTTCATCGGCGTGCTCGTCGTCGGCCTCGCGTGGGCGTGGCGGAAAGGCGTCGTCCGGTGGGTGCGAACACCGCGGCACGGAGGAAAACCACATGAGCAGTGA
- a CDS encoding PGF-CTERM sorting domain-containing protein: protein MQRNYVRAGILVAVVVAAAALTGVGAAATGGSIEASPNDAGATSTHTVTATVDSDEAGSSLNGFRVDYEATDVSNVGQGDITEMYVQRANNSETIDVSDDISGVSISNNGESIKITLGGSYDLYENDQVVITYEGAQNPAAGDYDVGIRINPQSSSATASATLSISSTSTTTQTTTQTTTQTTSDTTQTTTDSDDTTTTTDSDDSDTTTTTSSSSGSDTTTASDDETTSVTAWANVTATPDDANETATHTVSVVVDDETGGDSWNGLEVSYNGTGVDVSDVGQGDITRIGIDRTGNTSNDTLTVNVSDDLSSVSAENDGETLVVGLGGNYTLEAGDEVVVAYEDVQNPGAGNYSVPVDVNYQSSGGTANASLSLDATQTTVAQTTEETSADASTTTAPTQTDAQTTADSTPSTSPGFGTVAAAVALAAAAALLVRR from the coding sequence ATGCAACGGAACTACGTCCGTGCGGGAATACTCGTGGCAGTCGTCGTCGCGGCCGCCGCCCTCACAGGTGTCGGAGCGGCAGCAACGGGCGGTTCAATCGAGGCGTCACCGAACGACGCGGGCGCGACGTCGACCCACACGGTGACGGCGACCGTCGACAGCGATGAGGCCGGGAGCTCGTTGAACGGGTTCAGAGTCGACTACGAGGCGACCGACGTGAGTAACGTCGGACAGGGCGACATCACCGAGATGTACGTCCAGCGTGCCAACAACAGCGAGACTATCGACGTCTCCGACGACATCAGCGGTGTCAGTATATCGAACAACGGCGAGAGCATCAAGATTACTCTCGGGGGAAGCTACGACCTCTACGAGAACGACCAGGTGGTGATTACCTACGAGGGCGCACAGAATCCGGCCGCGGGCGACTACGATGTCGGTATCCGCATCAACCCGCAGAGCAGTAGCGCAACGGCGTCAGCGACCCTCTCGATTTCCAGCACTTCGACGACGACACAGACGACCACGCAGACAACGACACAGACTACGTCGGACACGACCCAGACGACCACTGACTCCGACGATACCACCACGACCACCGACTCCGACGACAGTGACACGACCACGACGACGAGCAGTTCCAGCGGAAGCGACACGACGACTGCCTCGGACGACGAGACGACGAGCGTCACGGCGTGGGCGAACGTGACCGCCACGCCCGACGACGCGAACGAAACGGCAACGCACACCGTGTCCGTCGTCGTCGACGACGAGACGGGCGGCGACTCGTGGAATGGACTGGAGGTTAGCTACAACGGAACGGGGGTAGACGTGAGCGACGTCGGACAGGGCGACATCACGAGAATCGGTATCGACCGCACCGGGAACACGAGCAACGACACGCTCACTGTGAACGTCTCCGATGACCTCAGCAGCGTCAGTGCCGAGAACGACGGTGAGACGCTGGTCGTCGGCCTCGGCGGGAACTACACGCTCGAAGCCGGCGACGAGGTCGTCGTCGCCTACGAGGACGTTCAGAATCCCGGCGCGGGCAACTATTCGGTCCCCGTGGACGTGAACTACCAGAGCAGCGGCGGCACGGCGAACGCCTCGCTATCCCTGGACGCGACCCAGACGACGGTCGCCCAGACTACCGAAGAGACATCGGCCGACGCGTCGACGACCACTGCGCCGACGCAGACCGACGCGCAGACGACGGCGGACTCGACGCCGTCGACGTCGCCCGGCTTTGGCACCGTCGCGGCGGCCGTCGCGCTCGCCGCCGCGGCCGCGCTGCTCGTGCGTCGATAG
- the ribH gene encoding 6,7-dimethyl-8-ribityllumazine synthase — protein MVELGLVVAEFNRSVTEQMESAAVETADDAGADVVELVRVPGAYDAPLAADRLARRDDVDAVAVVGAIVTGDTDHDDVIAHATAQKLTDVSLDRDTPVAFGVAGPGMSGAEARERVQKGAEAVDSAIHLAEEL, from the coding sequence ATGGTAGAGCTCGGGCTCGTCGTTGCGGAGTTCAACCGCAGCGTCACCGAACAGATGGAGTCGGCGGCCGTGGAGACGGCCGACGACGCGGGCGCCGACGTCGTGGAGTTGGTCCGGGTGCCGGGCGCGTACGACGCGCCGCTGGCCGCCGACCGACTCGCGCGACGCGACGACGTCGACGCCGTCGCAGTCGTCGGCGCAATCGTCACGGGCGACACCGACCACGACGACGTCATCGCTCACGCGACCGCGCAGAAGCTCACCGACGTCAGCCTCGACCGCGACACGCCGGTGGCGTTCGGCGTCGCCGGCCCGGGGATGTCGGGCGCGGAAGCACGCGAACGAGTACAGAAGGGAGCGGAAGCAGTAGACAGCGCGATTCACCTCGCGGAGGAACTCTAA
- the purE gene encoding 5-(carboxyamino)imidazole ribonucleotide mutase: MTTVSDLVELFESEAQRDRPSEQTPDVGIVMGSDSDLDVMAGAHDALVDLGFAEVTDYDDPPEGYSFESWVVSAHRTPDLMYAYAQTAAGRGLDVIIAGAGGKSADLPNMTASLAYPIPVVGVPVQEKSVDSVIGMPTGAPITAVDAGKSYNAGLSAAQFLATSDDELAQRLRDLHAEQSDGVADVSRELHERGTPGFRSERD, from the coding sequence ATGACCACCGTCTCAGACCTCGTCGAGTTGTTCGAATCGGAAGCACAGCGCGACCGCCCCAGCGAACAGACGCCGGACGTCGGCATCGTCATGGGCAGCGACAGCGACCTCGACGTGATGGCGGGCGCCCACGACGCGCTCGTCGACCTCGGGTTCGCGGAAGTCACGGACTACGACGACCCGCCCGAGGGCTACTCCTTCGAGTCGTGGGTCGTCTCCGCGCACCGCACGCCGGACCTGATGTACGCGTACGCCCAGACGGCCGCCGGCCGCGGCCTCGACGTCATCATCGCGGGCGCCGGCGGGAAGTCCGCCGACCTCCCGAACATGACCGCGTCACTGGCGTACCCGATTCCGGTCGTCGGCGTCCCCGTCCAGGAGAAGTCCGTCGACTCAGTCATCGGGATGCCGACCGGCGCACCCATCACGGCCGTCGACGCGGGGAAGTCCTACAACGCCGGGCTGTCGGCCGCCCAGTTCCTCGCGACCAGCGACGACGAACTTGCCCAGCGACTGCGCGACCTCCACGCCGAGCAGAGCGACGGCGTCGCGGACGTGTCCCGCGAACTGCACGAACGCGGGACGCCGGGCTTCCGGTCGGAACGGGACTGA
- a CDS encoding NADH-quinone oxidoreductase subunit B: MSSDQPRDSITGSSEPLTDTREARMGEGVDSRFNSKLREAFGSTPFILTKFDKFMNWVRGSSMFMLQFGIACCSIEMMHTYSVKHDLDRFHAGVPRASPRQADVMIVPGTIVSKFAPRMKRVYDQMPEPKFVVGMGNCTASGGPFQEGYNVVKGAEEVIPVDIHIPGCPPRPEALVYGVAKLQERIANGESSPVTVKPYELEEFGDLDRDEMVQKLADDIDEETLVMRYNWADSP; this comes from the coding sequence ATGAGCAGTGACCAACCACGCGACAGTATTACGGGATCCAGCGAACCACTGACCGACACCCGCGAAGCCCGAATGGGGGAGGGCGTCGACAGCCGGTTCAACTCGAAACTTCGAGAGGCGTTCGGCTCGACGCCGTTCATCCTCACGAAGTTCGACAAGTTCATGAACTGGGTTCGCGGGTCGAGTATGTTCATGCTGCAGTTCGGTATCGCTTGCTGCAGCATCGAAATGATGCACACGTACTCGGTCAAACACGACCTCGACCGCTTCCACGCCGGCGTCCCGCGGGCGTCCCCGCGGCAGGCCGACGTGATGATCGTGCCGGGAACTATCGTCTCGAAGTTCGCCCCGCGCATGAAGCGCGTCTACGACCAGATGCCGGAGCCGAAGTTCGTCGTCGGCATGGGCAACTGCACGGCCTCCGGCGGCCCTTTCCAAGAAGGGTACAACGTCGTGAAGGGCGCCGAGGAAGTCATCCCGGTCGACATCCACATCCCGGGCTGCCCGCCCCGTCCCGAGGCGCTCGTCTACGGCGTCGCGAAGCTCCAGGAACGCATCGCGAACGGCGAGTCCTCCCCGGTCACGGTCAAGCCCTACGAACTCGAAGAGTTCGGGGACCTCGACCGCGACGAGATGGTCCAGAAGCTCGCCGACGACATCGACGAGGAGACGCTCGTCATGCGCTACAACTGGGCTGATTCGCCATGA